The following DNA comes from Cervus elaphus chromosome 8, mCerEla1.1, whole genome shotgun sequence.
CCTTTTCTCCAGAGGTTATTCTCAacaccttctcctccctccccgcgCCGGCGGTAAATCTCATTTTAAGTGTCTGCTGAGAGCTCAGAGGGCTGCAGGGACAAGAAGAGGGGGCGGTGAGGAGCGCCCGAGGGGCCAGTCAGCCAAGGGGAAGCCCGGCGACCCCGGGTGACCTTGGGTTGGGCAAGCCCTGCCCTCTCCCTGGCCCGGACCAGAGTCCTCATTTACCAGGGGAGGcccggcctcagtttccccatctggggCCAGGGCCTGTGGCTCTAAGCTCACTTCCGGCTCGGAAGGAAAGCAAGAAGCCGCCCGGCGACCTCGACTCCGGGCCAGTCGGCGCCGGGCCGCCGCCGCGCACTTGGCACCGGGGGCCGCgtcgggggcgggggcgggcaaGGGGCCCACGGGCCGGGCGGCGCGGGGCGAGGGCTCCCGCGGCTCGGAGCGCGCCCCTTACCTGGAGGTGGCTGCGCGGCAAAGGCCAGGGGGCCGGGCTgctccggccccgccccgcgcgcggGTCCGGCAGGTCCCGCCGCCCagcgccccgccccgcgcgctcCCGGTGCTTCCGGGCTCCGGCCCCGGCGTGTGTCCTGGGGCACCCGGCTCAGGCAGTGCTACCCGCCAACCCCGCGCGAAACTCCTTCCGTGGGCCCGTGCGCCCTCGGGGACGCCGCGCGGCGCCCTCGCGGGTTTGGCGCTGCGGAAACTGCTTGCCGGACTCTCGGTCCCCCCACGCGGAGAGCCGCGCGGCCtcccggggtgggggcgggggggcgtcGTCAAAAGCAGATAATGTGAAATCAAAGAGCCGGCCACGGACACAGCCTTCCCGCCTGGTTAGACAGCCCTGTGAAGTTCACAGAGTGTTGAGATCTATCCACGTTGTCTAGTTTCCTTTCCGTTTCTTTGCCTTTGAGGTTCCCCTGCCTGGCGCTGCAAAGATTGCAGgcgggagaagggaacgacagaggatgagatggttggatggcatcaccgactcgatggacatgagtttgagtaaactctgggagttggtgatggacagggaggcctggtgtgcctcagtccatggggtcgcaaagagtcggacacgactgagcaactgaactgaactgaactgcctggTGCTGCGCCCTGGCTCTCCACGCCGGTGCCCCCCCAGGCCTCCACCCTTAGGGTGGCATCTGTGAGTCTTCCCTGTCCACCCAGCACGTCCAGTCAGAGAACCCAGGTACTGTTTAAGTGCCTGGGGAATCCCGCTCCAGGCTTCCGGTCCTGTTCTATGTCAATTGTAGTGTTTCTCACTCTGTGTAACTCTTTTGGTTTGTCTTCTCGTTTCTGTTTATTGCCTGCCGTCCCCACTAGAATTTAAAAGTCAAGAGAGTCAGTCCTCTGCTATGTGCCCGGCCCCAGGGACTGGGAATGATTCTGAACCCAGTAGTTGGTTTAGAATCATGTAATGAACGTGTGAGTGGATCTTATTCCTCTAGCAATCCTGTGAATTCTCATCACACCTTTTCtacaggaaaggaaactgaggcccaggccaAGGTTGTGCAGAAGCCGCAGTGATCTCGGGCGGCCTcggcctgcagtggcttgaagcggggcttgggttcccagaccagagattgaggTCAGGTCCCCACGGTGAGAGCACCAGATCCTAGCCACTAGGTTGGCcagtggccagtgacaaggccctggccctttggctgtgcagaaaagaattcccacaacgATAGAAAGTAGTTAAACAAGTGaggtgtttattaggaggaaaaaaagagtacaATATTCAGAAAgagttgctaagttgcatccttgtggtagtttgaattacttttatggggcatttcttctggattttctttggccaatcattttgatttgcctgattCTGAGTTTGTATTTGGTGTATTTCAGGATCCTCCctgaggctttcctggtagctcagatggtaaagagtctgcctgcaatgtgagagatgtgggttccatccttgggtcgggaagaccccctggagaagggaatggctacctgcttccagaattcttgcctgggaaaccccatggacagaggagcctggcaggctaccttcCATGGTAGCCTGGAATGACTGAGCAAGTATCACTGTCACTTTCAGGACCCTCCCATGTGTCAGTGCTCATCTCTTAGCCAAGGTGGATTCTGGTGAAGAGGCTTATGGGTACTTGACATCACTTCCTATGAGGTGATGCCCCCTCCCTTTTTGACCTCCAGGGAGCCTTTCTGTGCATGATGGTCAGGGAGTTCTCCTTGACTGGGAATGAGGACTATATGGTCTTTTATCTCTtcatctgggcagggcccagcctcctccatcaTCCTACTGTTCCACAGGGGAGAAACTGTTCAGCCTAGGGCCTGTCTGTCTCCTGCTTCTGCAGCACTAGTGATGATGAGCCGGAGTGAATCACTGTGGTCACAGGTTATTGCTGTTCCTCCAGGTGAAGACAGCCCAGTGCTGTGAACGGAAAAGGCACTGATCAGGGTGAGAGACCAGCTTCCAAGAAGCCTGTGACTCATGCATCTTGTGGAATGTTCTAGGCTTCTGTCTGCTCATCTCACTGGCCACTCAGGACAAAGAATAGCAGCTCTCCCTTCCTATGAGGCCATTGTGAGGGTCAAATGGGTGTGCACCCCTCAGGGGCATAGGAGGTATATCTCTGGGCACACGAGCCTTGCCGGTTGCAGAATTAATAACTACATGGACGTGAACATGGACAGAAAGCCTCCAGCCAGCCCTCCAGGGCTCAATGTCTTTTTTAACCAGATTGGCTTTGTGGTTCCGGGCGCCACTCTGCCCAGCAGCCTTGCCCTGTCTGTCGGTCAAGAGAGAGCCTGTGTCAGACGCTCTTGACTGTAGACGTCGGACTGTAGACTGCTTTGCGCAGTGCCCACCCCTGACCCTAGTTTCCTCCTCACCCCAACAGTGAACGGCACATGGGACCTAACCCAGAAGGAAGGACAggaagaaaatgcagagaaagtaCATTGTCCCTCTGGTGTATGCCCTGGAGGTTTTTGAGGTTTGCTGTTGAAAAATTTACTTTCCTCCTCTTAAAATGAGGATCATTACGGTCCTACAAGGGCTGTCACGAGCATGGAACGAGCTATGCAGGTGGAGTGCCTTGAAggctgcctggcacacaggacaTGCCCAGCACACATCAGCTGCTCGCGTTCCCAGTAAAGATACCCCTACCGGGGCTGGCACGTGCCTGGTGTGCCAGGGGCTcaaactccacactcccagtgcacgggggccctgggttcgatccctggtcaggaaactagatcccacatggccacaactgagagttcgcatgctgcaactaaagatcccacataccacaagcAAGACCCGATTCAGCCAAGATATCTATCAGTTCCTCCCAAAGGAATGTTTAGGGAGTTGTGCTGGAAGGAAGAGTCttttcaccccccccccccgttaACTAATTCAGCCCGAATTTACTGAGCAGCTGGCGGGGTTCTAGGCGTTGTAGAGACAGCGAGGAAAGAACCAAAGTGTCTCCAACAAGTCATGGAGCTGACAGTCTAGTTTGTGGGGAAAGGGAGATGGACAACCGAACAAATAATACATCGTGTCGTGTGGTTGCTACGAAGACACAGTAAGGCAGGGTGAGGAACCCTGGGAGAGGGTTGCAGAGGTCAGGAGGCTTGCTGGTGTCTGACACAGACAGGGCATCCCAGGCGGACAGCAACTGCAAGCTGTGGAGACGGGGAAGGCAGCTGACTCTTCAAAGGAGAAGGAGTGGAGGGATTGGAGGGAATGGGTGAGCTTAGAGAGGCGATGGGGGCCGTTTCACTGTGCGCTTTCTTTAACACATGGTTTAATTTAATTTGCTTCTTTACccctggctgcgctgggtctccgttgctgcaCGCGCTGCTctctgtggtgagtgggggccacCCTCTAGTCACGGTGGGCTGGCCTCCGGCTGCAGTTGCCTCTCCTCTTGCAGAtcacgggctccagggcacttggacttcagtagctgcagcatctgggctcagcagttgtgatcctgggttccagagcacaggctcaatagttgtggctcacaggcctaGCCattccgcagcatgtgggatcctcctgatcggggatcgaacctgtgtctcctgcattggcaggcggattctttaccaccgagccaccagggaagccccgctgtGAGCTTTTTAGAAAGGCTAATGTGTGAcctagggttgccagatttagcaaatgaaaatacaggaTACCCGGTTACACTGGAATTTCAGATACACAGGAAATAGATACtttttaagtataaatatgtccccATATTTCCcaggacatacttatactaaaaagttATTCATTGGGTATCTGAAATTCCACTGTGACTGGGTGTCATCTATTTTGTGTAAAGACCCTACTTGCGCCCTACCCCTAGAGATTCCGATTCTGCTGGTCTGGGGTTAGGCCAGGCCTCTGTATTGTTCACAAGCTCACTAGGTATTTCTGATGTGTGCCCAGGAGCTGCTGATATACGGCCTCGTTCATGAATTTTATTCGGTGAGAAATGGGGAGTTGTAGAGGGTTTGGGTCAGTGATGTGACATGATTTCACGTTTTCAAAGGATTCTGCTGGCTTCTGGAGGTGGGTAAGAGTGGATAAGAGTGGACACAGGTGAGTGGTTAGGAGACTTGCAATGGTCCAGGCCAGGGATGAGGCctgtatttattgagtgcttactacaGACTAGGCGCTGCAAAACGCTGTAAATGTATATCTTGGCGCCACAGGTTCCTGGGTACTGCCCCATACTGGCCCAATTTAGAATTTCTCAGGTGTGTGGAAGCCtggaagttatattttaaaaagttccctGGGTGATCAGTCAGGTTTGGAGCAACCAGATGATTGGATCTGATTCTCCCAGAAATTATAGAAATTGCCATGGATATTGTTCAGAGACCATTATCCTTGTGGCTAGCTCTTCATGTCCCATGTAAAATTTCTATCATTTAATCCTATGCAGTTATACTGTTATTAGCCCTACTTGACAGAGGAAGGAACTGAAGCTTGGGGGTGTTAAATAACTCGGGCAGAGGCATCAAGCTACACGAtcgcagagccaggatttgatccCAGATCTGATCGGTTCTGCTATCCTGCCATCCCATAGTGTCAAACATCAATACAGGTTCACAAATATTTAGATGAGTTTTAAAGGATGGCTCCCCAGTAGAACGAGACTCCTTCACTATGTTCCACTGATGTCTGTCCTTCCAGGATGTCGGTGGGGGCTGGCCTGGCATGAGTGTCTGTTGGATGGTACTGAATTCTGGGGGTGATGTCGCTGAAAGCAGCCCCGTATCCCTTCCTGTAGAATATCTGTATGATGCTGTCATGTTGAACTTGAGACTGAATGACAGAAGATCGTTTATGGTCACTTCTTTCCTAATGACGCTCAGAAATAAACAGGGGTGCCTTGGGGAAGGACTGAACACGCCTGCAGGGGAGAGTCAGGGTGGAGGGTGCTGTGGGTGGTTTCTGGTTACCATGGATACTGCTGCATTGCTGGCTAATCTCTGTTTGTGTTTCTAAGGCGTCTTTGACCCAAAGAACTAAACATCTTTCTGTTAATGGGACCATCAGCTAGAATTGGCTAAGCTGAATGGCAGTCATTTAGGGTCAAAGTCACTTGGGTTAATATTTTCCCCCACTGTTCGTGTGTGTTAGGTAATGCTTTTGTAGTTCTctgctttatcttttacacggagGCATGACCCTTACTTGCTTCTCATCTAAGGATGTTTGCACTTGCCCCTGATCTAATATTTTCTAGTGCATGAGAATCTTATCACTGGTAGTACATGAGGTATCTTCAGCCAGTACATGAGCTTGTGTTAAATCACCTTGAGTCCTGCATGAGAAAGTTATTCCCTTCAATCCTTATCCTACTGAGAACACAGTTTGATACTACtgaatctttttgttgttgttgaggtacaatttttatttgtttctcatAAACTAATAATCAAGGCCATTATTTAAATCGTTTTTCTTTGTGACTTACGGGTTCACAAACAAAAgttatgtatatttcttttttaaaagtaactttatTGGATATCTttgacataaaattatatatatttaaggtatacgACTTGAtgctttgatatatgtataccttgTGAAAAGATCACTCCATTCAAGCTAAATAATTTAATCCATCATGCCTACATAATTTCTGTTGTGTTGAGAAGATTTGGTTTAATATCTAtcctcttagcaaattttaagtatacaaaTGCAATATTGTTgcctgtatgggcttccctggtggctcagccggtaaaaaATCCgtctgcaacatgggagacccgggttcaatccctgggtcggaagatcccctggagaaggaaatggcagcccactctagtattcttgcctggagaattccagggacagaggagcctggtgggctacagtccatggggttgcagagaatcggacaggactgagcaactgatgctTTCACGTTGTTGCCTGTGGTCACCAGTGCTGTGTGTTAGATCTTCAGAACTCACAGTCATTCATCTTGTATAATTGAGACTTTGTACCCTTTGATCAACGTGTCCTcatatctccctccccattccccccagcccctggaaatTACCATTCTAACTGTCTGCTtctatgaatttgtctattttagATTATACACCCAAGTGAGATAATACaatacttgtctttctgtgtctggcttatttcattgaGCACAGTGTCTTCCAGGTTCATACATGTTGTTACAAGTgggaatattttcttcttttttaaggctgaatagtataCCTTTGTACTCCTATAACAGCTGCTAATCTTTGTTTAATGAAGGGAGAACAGGTCTTAGCTCAGAGCCATTGGCTATCCAGAATACTGAGTTAGGATTTAAGCACTgtagtatttatttaataagctttttattttggaaggAGTTTAGATTGATAGAAATGTCCCAAAGACAGTACAGAATTCTTACCTAAGAACCATATAATCCTTCACCTTGGTTCCCCAGTATTAACATCTTATATAATTATGGTACATATTTTTAAGATGGAGAAACCAATattgtaatagggaagaacaaatctgactctgtattggatctgtttcttttactttaacctttgtattctttTGCTCTTGCTTCCAGTTAAGAATGTTGTCTATGGCCTGAAATGCACAGGctagcccattctcaaggctctgacctttaaagaTAGACCACTTTTCCATTCACATGGAGATAAAAAGTTGCGGAGCAGAGAATAGCCTTTGCCTTGCTGGAGGTTTCCAGGAACATCCTGACCTGACCTACGTGGACAGCTGCGAGATTAAAGGATTCTGACACCAAGAAGCTGGCGTCAACCGACCGCACCCTCTCCCGTTTAAGTGTAAAAGAAGCCTGGATTCTAACTCAGGGAGGATGGTTCTTTGGGAtactagtccaccatcttcttcatctgctggctttctgaataaagtcacttCCTTGCCCCAACAGCTTGTTTCTTGGCTTTTGACCTGTTGTGTGGTGAGCAGTACGAGTTTGGACTTGATAACAGTATTGGTGCATTACCGTTAACTAAAGTATAGACTttattggtttttctttctttccctgggcttccctggtagctcagctggcaaagaatctgcccgcagtgtgggagacctgggttcaatccccgggttgggaagatccccccagagaagggaaaggctacccactccagcattctggcctggagaattccatggactgtatagtccatggggtcacaaagagtcggacacgactgagtgactctcactttttaaaatatttacttattggattgtttttggttgtgctgggccttcgttgctgtgcatgggctttctctagttgcggtgactGGGGGCTACTCCCTTGTTCTGTTGCTCCGGCTTCTgactgcggtgacttctcttgttctggagcGCAGCCTCTAgggcgcttgggcttcagtagttggggtgcatggtcttagttgctccccagcatgtgggatcttcccagaccagggattgaatccatgtcccctgcattggaaggtgggtttttaaccactggaccaccagggaagtcccattggtTATTCTACTAATGTCCTTTTACAGTCCCAGAATCCAATGTGGGATACCACAAGGCACTTAGAGTTTTTTATTTTCAGCATggatttcacttaaaaaatctttttgttaCTTTCTATAATAACAAGACATCTTGgctttttatttatagtagtgatATGTTGTCATTCAGtagctaggtcatgtctgactctcttgcgaccccatggactgtcgcccaccaggcttctctgtccatggaattttccaggccagaatactggagtgggctgccattcccttctccaggggatcttcccgatccagggatcaaacccagctctcctgccttggcagggggattctttaccactgagtcaccagggaagccctaaatagtGACATGGTTCCTTTTAAGCCATTAGGCaaaatgagattattttttaaagacaataatAGTAAAAGTAGCATGCAGGTATAGCAAAAAATTATCCGTTTCCTCTGGTTTGACTTCACCCATGGGGAATCCTCCCCACAGACTGGCAAGATGGTCACCAGCCAGACTGATGATCTTCCAGCCAGACTGATTTCTGTCACTAGTCATTAGGAAGCAtgtttctgggaattccctggtggtccagtggttaggactctgcacttccactgccaggggccgagtttgatctctgtttggggaactaatatcctgcaagctatgcagcatggccaaaaatacaaaaaacaaattaaaaaacacaatgTGTTTTTGTTAGGGTGGCTGGCCACTGCTGTATCACACACTGCCCAAAGTGTGGCCAAAACCATGATGACACTGATGATTTATGGAAcgtaaaatccagaggcaggtgGTTCCAGAGTTGGCCCCTAAGCTCCATGACCTAGGCGGTGCTGGTGCTGaagaaatcacctgccaatgcagaggacgtaAGAGACTTGAGctccatcaggaagatcccctggaggagggaatggcaacccactccagtgttcttgcctcgagaatcccatggacagaggggcccggcgggctgcagtccgtagggtggTAGAGTCAGATATGCtacaagcaacttagcatgcgtgccAAGACCCAAGGTCTTGACATCTTTCATCATCCTTGCATGTTGGCTATTGTCCTTCACTGTGCCCCAAAGACCGTTCATCCTGTGCCCCAAAGACCGTTCTTAAGCGGTTATGttcaaaagcagaaaagagaaaaaggaagctcTCCTCATGAGCCTTTCCTCATAGGTTTCTCTTCCATGATCAAGGTAGAAACGATTTTCCAGAAGCCCTTTGCTGGGATCACATGTCTGGACCACATGATCACTCCTggctgcaagggagtctgggaaagCCAAGAATCTGGCAAAGGGGACTGGCTCAGATCCCTGCAGCCAGAAACAGGCCAGTCCCAACATTTGTGGAGCTCAGGGCAAGAACATAGAATGATAAAAAAGCATGTCCTAACCTTGCAAACAGACATCTTCAAACAACATGGAAGATCAGGTGGGAATTTAGAATCCTCCAGCTTCTCAGAGTTTCAGGCCAGGATGTGGCTCCTGGCTCACTGCCCCTCTTCCTTCTCTATCTGGCCCTGGTTCCTTCCCGTCCCACACGAGGACTCCCACACATCCAAGCCCTGTCTGTCCGCCTCCTGCAAACAGCTGCCCTTTCGCCACTCCTCAAGCCTAGGAATCTGGGTAGTGGCTGCACTCTTAGAGAGTGGGTCAGGGGACAGACTCACTGCAGCAGGCTGGAGGTGGGCTTGGGGCTGTTTGGACAGGGAATATTGAGGTACCAGGTACCCACAGTGTGGGCTAGGTGGGCACATCCTCTTGGCCTTGTAGACTCCTCTCTGTCAGGAGGGGTATGGCTGGGAGAGGCCAGATGGGGGTCCTGTAAAGGATAGGGCCCCGAGCCGAGACTACTCTTGCCGGCATTGATTGAGCACGTTTCTGCGTGGGCAAAATCAGGTTTCTCTGAAGGCAGAGGTGGAATGGCTGTTGAGCAGGCGGCCCTCAGTGCCCCAGGGTAAGTTCAGTGGGGCCAGGAGTCTTATGCCTTACTGACTCTTGTGTCCCTAGGACCTAAGCTAATGCTCGTGTGAGTGttatcactaagtcatgtccgactcattgtgaccccgtggactgtagctctccaggctcctttatccatgggatttcccaggcaaggacactggagtgggtgaccattttcttctccaggggatcttcctgaccctgggatcgaacctgggtctcctgcattgcaggcagattctttaacacctatgctaccagggaagcctggtaatgCTTAGTGTATGgtattattgaatgaatgagtcagtgagtgaatgaatgaatatctgTTAGCACCACTTGAAACTGTCCCGCATCCCCCTCACACAGGGTTGGATGCTGTTGAAGGCCAAAGAAGTTTATTTAGGATCCGTAGTAGTGGAACAAAGCCCAGAACTCTTGACATCATCCCTTCatacccctctccccaccacgCTCACCTCCAATGGACACCTCGTTTCACGCACACaggcacaggcttccctgtcatggGCTGCCAACAAGAGTCTGTGCTGCTAGTTCAGAGTTTCAGGGCCGGGGGGTAACTCTGAGCACTTCTGTGCCTGCACTCACGTGCACTAGTGGGCCCCGGAGCCTGGCACGCGGGACCCTGCGTCACTAGGCGCAGCCCTCTTCCCTGTTCCTGGCTGATTCCTGACCTAGGCAGGTCCACTCTCTGCCCCTGAATATGCCGTGCATTTTGCAACTTCTATGCTTTTCCCACACTGTTCCTTGCTCTCTTTCATCCCACTCTTTCTGGCTATCCAAATCAAACCTTTGCTTCAAAATCCAGCCAGTTCCCACATCCTTCCTGAGGCTTGCCCTGGCCACCCAAACCTCCTTCCTCATGTCTCTCCTAAGAGTTAACATATGCCACGTCCTGTCCTGGGGCACTCTTCCATTTACTGTTCAACAGAGATTGTAGGAGAGAATGTACGTTGTGGGAGTGGGGGTGTTGTGTTCGTTTCCAAGTctaaccattcaatatcacagtaatccaagtttatgccctgaccagtaatgctgaagaagctgaagttgaacggttctatgaaaacctacaagaccttctagaactaatatccaaaaatgatgtccttttctttttttgtccttttcattataggggactggaatgcaaaagtaggaagtcaagagatacctggagtaacaggcaaatttggccttggagtgcaaaatgaagcaggccaaaggctaacagagttttgccaagagaacacgctggtcatagcaaacacccttttccaacaacacaagagaagactctacacgcggacatcaccatatggtcaataccaaaacagattgattatattctttgcagtcaaagatggagaagctctgtatagttagcaaaaacaagaccaggagttgactgtggctcagatcatgaactccttattgccaaattcagacttaaattgaagaaagtagggaaaactagaccattcaggtatgacctaaatcaaatcccttacgattatacagtggaagtgacaaatagattcaagggattagatctgacagacagagtgcctgaagaactatggacagaggttcgtgacattgtacaggaggcagggatcaaaaccatccccaagaaaaagaaatgcaaaaaggcaaaatgattgaggagaccttacaaatagctgaga
Coding sequences within:
- the LOC122698879 gene encoding translation initiation factor IF-2-like — protein: MGQYPGTCGAKIYIYSVLQRLVCSGKAVSVAGSLISHYLLLTTPPRPHPGRPRGSPRGGTESPASSFRSAKPARAPRGVPEGARAHGRSFARGWRVALPEPGAPGHTPGPEPGSTGSARGGALGGGTCRTRARGGAGAARPPGLCRAATSRVAQEGRTTARLDSTWSGHHCLTRRRSQQLTPHPSDLIPTSTGFPGSPGHKTSPGLLRVPHPMDPRAGFSGLFLQGNLHISPKNFQEAGQPVFRLREKGNPRLLLEIW